TTCAAAGCTTGGGAGGCCATCCTCACCGGCACGCCTAAACACAGCACCACCACCGCAATGACCAACACCGAATCCACGTAGGGCAGAACCGCCAGCCAGCCTAGGCGCTCAAACAGCATCACCAGGCAGAAGGCGGCTAATACGGCGGCAGAAATCACACTGTTGACTAACCAGTTAAGTTTATCTGCCGCTACCAATGGGCTGCTCACATGGCGCTGACTGCGGTGCATCACCCAGGCAGTCAATGAACAGGCACCGGTGGCAAACAGGGCATACAACACCGCCAGGCCCGCCACAATCTCACGGCCGCCGGTGAGTAGGGCAGCTATCGCATCGACCAAGGCAAAAATAGACACGCCTAAAATCAGCAGTCCTTTGCACAGGTTCACCAGCGACTCAAAGTAGCTATAGCCGAACGGATAGGACTCACTATCAGGGCGGCTGGCTAATTTGCTCACTTTGATAGTCACCAGCGCGACGCTGAAATAGATCAGATTAAACAGCCCATCCAGCAAGATCGCTTGGGAGTTGGAGGCGAGTGTGGCCACGATGCCTGCACAACCAATCAGCAGCGCCATAAAGGCTGAGAATGCCAAAGTGCTTGATTCTGTCTTCACAAAGGTTTCTTCCGGTATACATAGTCAAAATAGCCAATAAGCATAGCAACTTTGTTAGCGAATTATCGAATGCCGACGTATTACGCACTTTTGGAAAGCATCGTAAGTTCTACTAACCTAATGAGGCGTTTGTTTAATTCACGTTAAGCCAAACAGGAGGGTGAGACGATGCCAATGCTGAGCGTAGGAACGGAACAGGGCACGCCGGTTGAGCTTTATTACGAAGTGCGCGGGGCGGGCAAGCCCGTGGTGCTGATTCATGGCTGGCCGCTGAGTGGTCGCTCGTGGGAAAAGCAGGTGCCAGCGTTAGTCGAGGCGGGATATAAGGTGATTACCTATGACCGCCGGGGCTTTGGAGGGTCAACCCAGGCCGATGGCGGCTACGACTACGACACCCTAGCGTCAGACCTCAAGAAACTGATTGAGGCGCTGGATTTACACGATGCCACCCTGGTGGGCTTTTCCATGGGCGGCGGTGAAGTGGCCCGCTATCTTTCCAGCTATGGCACCAGTCGTGTTCACAAAGCCGTTTTTGCCGCAGCGGTGCCGCCTTACCTGTATAAAGCCGATGATAACCCTGAAGGTGGTCTTGATGATGCCACCATCAGTCAGTTCCTTGAGGGCGTAAAAGATGACCGCCTTGCCTTTCTGGAAGAGTTTACCAAGAGCTTCTTTACAGCGGGTGAACGCAGCGACTTAGTTAGCGAGCCGAACCGCCAGTATCATCGCGATATTGCGGCGTTTGCTTCACCCCAGGCAACCTACGAGTGTATCAAGGCGTTTAGCTATACCGATTTCCGCAAAGATCTACCCAGCATCGATATCCCCACGCTAGTCCTCCACGGTGATGCAGATGGTATCGTGCCCTTTGAAGTCAGCGGTAAGCGGGCTCAGGAGCTACTGCCCAATGCACAAATGCAAGTGATCAAGGGCGGGCCCCATGGCCTCAATGCTACCCATCCTGATGAGTTCAATCAGGCGCTGATTAGCTTTTTGAATGAATAACGTTTGAGAGTAACGGCTGCTAACAACAACGCCGCCCTAATGGCGGCGTTGTCGATTTTTCAAGGCTAATTAATGTGGTTACTCCTCAACCCACACCTCATCACCTTTAAATTCAACCTTCCAGGTACGTAACTTAACATCCTCATCCTCTAAACACTGGCCGTCTTCAAGGCGGAAGTGTTGCTTGTAGATAGGCGAGGCGACCACAGGGGCGCCTTTAAGGTCGCCGACGATGCCCCGGGCGATGACATTGGCGTTAGAGAAAGGGTCAAAGTGATCAAGGGCGAAAAGCTCACCGCTCACTCCTTGTCCAGGCAAGTAGAAAATAGCTACCTGAGCAGGGCCTTTTGCGGTTTCAAGCCAGGCGGCGACGCCGGAGAATTCGACCAGGTCAGCTTTGGTACACACTTTTTGCCATGCCATCGTGTTGTTAGCCCCTGTCGTATCCATCTCTTTTTTCAATGCAGTTGCGGTCATTGGAAACCTCTTTTATAGCTATTTTAAAGCGTCAGTGAGCAGTGGATTGGGCAGGCCGTGGCTGGCCGCGTTCGGAGGTCATAATGATTGACGGATCCGGGCGGTCGTCGTTGACGAAGGTGCGGAAGCGCTTGAGTTTCTCCGGGTCGCTGATCGCGTCTGCCCATTCGCACTGGTAGGTATCCACCACGGTTTGCATTTGGCGCTCCAGCTCGTCGTTGATGCCTAAGCTGTCTTCCAGAATCACCTCTTTGAGGTACTCCAGGCCGCCGTCGAGGTTTTCGCGCCATACCGAGGTGCGCTGCAAGCGGTCGGCGGTGCGCACGTAGAACATTAAGAAGCGGTCAATGGTGCGGTAGAGCTGCTCGTCGTCCAGGTCAGTGGCGAACAGTTCGGCGTGGCGGGGGCGCATGCCGCCGTTACCGCACACGTAGAGGTTCCAGCCGTTTTCGGTAGCGATAATGCCGATGTCTTTGCTCTGCGCTTCGGCGCACTCGCGGGTGCAGCCGGAAACGCCAAACTTGATCTTGTGGGGTGAGCGCAGGCCCTTGTAGCGGTTCTCTAACTGAATCGCCATGCCGACGCTGTCCTGCACGCCGTAGCGGCACCAGGTGCTGCCTACGCAGGATTTTACCGTGCGCAGCGATTTACCGTAGGCGTGGCCGGTCTCGAAACCTGCAGCAATTAGCTCACTCCAGATATCCGGCAGGTCTTCCAGGCGGGCGCCGAACAGGTCGATACGCTGGCCGCCGGTGACCTTGGAGTAGAGGCTGTATTTTTTGGCCACTTCACCCAGCACGATGAGTTTGTCCGGCGTAATCTCGCCACCGGCCACACGCGGCACTACCGAGTAGGTGCCGTTTTTCTGCATGTTGGCCATAAAGGTGTCGTTGGTGTCCTGCAAGGGGATATGCGCCGCGTCGGTGATCGGCTCATTGAAGCAGGAGGCCAGAATGGACGCGACGGCGGGTTTGCAGATGTCGCAACCCAGGCGATGGGTGTCGGCGTTGCCGTGTTTTTCGATCAAGTCAGTGAAGGTTTTGATGCCTTCAACGCGCACAATATCGTAAAGCTCTTGGCGGGTATGGGCGAAGTGCTCGCAAATCGATTTATCGACTTCAACGCCGCGGGCTTCCAGTTCATGGTCAACCACGCTTTTGAGCAGCGCCGTGCAGCCGCCGCAGCCGGTGCTGGCTTTGGTGGCCGCTTTGACACCGCCTAGATCCACCGCGCCAGCGTCAATAGTGGCGCAAATATCGCCCTTGGTGACGTTGTGACAAGAGCAGATGGAGGCGGTTTCCGGTAGCGCACCGGGGCCGAGGGTGGGCGCGGCGCCGTTGCTTTGGGGCAGGATCAGCGAAGCGGGTTCATCGGGGAGCTCAATACGGTTTGAGTAGTACTGTAGCAGCGTGTCATAAACGCCGTTGTCGCCCACCAGCATCGCGCCGAGCAGCTTTTTACCATCGCTGGAAACCACCAGCTTGCGATACTCCTGCTTGATGGGATCCAGGTAGCGGAACATCCGCGCGCCGGGGTTCTGATTACCATGGGCATCACCAATTGAGCCTACGTCGACACCCATTAGCTTAAGCTTGGTGCTCATGTCGGCGCCGCCAAACTGGGTGTCACCGCCGGTCAACGTCGAGTACGCCGCTTTGGCCATTTGGTAACCAGGGGCCACCAAGCCAAAAATACTCTGATTCCACAATGCC
This Vreelandella neptunia DNA region includes the following protein-coding sequences:
- the nirB gene encoding nitrite reductase large subunit NirB; amino-acid sequence: MSTQQQLIIIGNGMVGHHLVEQLVDNGALERYQVTVFGEERHRAYDRVHLSEYFSGRDADSLALCEADYYAVSGVELRTSEAVIEIDRDQQEVITDQGRYPYDRLVLATGSFPFVPPIPGNDREGCLVYRTLDDLDDIRAAAENATTGVVVGGGLLGLEAANALRGLNLDTAVVEFAARLMPMQVDTEGGELLREKIEALGVQVLTERATQRIEDGEASRHRMVFQDDKVLETDLIVFSAGIRPRDQLARDCGLEIGERGGVVVDNQCLTSDPAILAIGEVALWNQSIFGLVAPGYQMAKAAYSTLTGGDTQFGGADMSTKLKLMGVDVGSIGDAHGNQNPGARMFRYLDPIKQEYRKLVVSSDGKKLLGAMLVGDNGVYDTLLQYYSNRIELPDEPASLILPQSNGAAPTLGPGALPETASICSCHNVTKGDICATIDAGAVDLGGVKAATKASTGCGGCTALLKSVVDHELEARGVEVDKSICEHFAHTRQELYDIVRVEGIKTFTDLIEKHGNADTHRLGCDICKPAVASILASCFNEPITDAAHIPLQDTNDTFMANMQKNGTYSVVPRVAGGEITPDKLIVLGEVAKKYSLYSKVTGGQRIDLFGARLEDLPDIWSELIAAGFETGHAYGKSLRTVKSCVGSTWCRYGVQDSVGMAIQLENRYKGLRSPHKIKFGVSGCTRECAEAQSKDIGIIATENGWNLYVCGNGGMRPRHAELFATDLDDEQLYRTIDRFLMFYVRTADRLQRTSVWRENLDGGLEYLKEVILEDSLGINDELERQMQTVVDTYQCEWADAISDPEKLKRFRTFVNDDRPDPSIIMTSERGQPRPAQSTAH
- a CDS encoding cation diffusion facilitator family transporter, producing the protein MKTESSTLAFSAFMALLIGCAGIVATLASNSQAILLDGLFNLIYFSVALVTIKVSKLASRPDSESYPFGYSYFESLVNLCKGLLILGVSIFALVDAIAALLTGGREIVAGLAVLYALFATGACSLTAWVMHRSQRHVSSPLVAADKLNWLVNSVISAAVLAAFCLVMLFERLGWLAVLPYVDSVLVIAVVVLCLGVPVRMASQALKELLNKTPEEAIAVPVRQAVASALADTDTQEVRVRMVRPGRLLYVIVHVVLPDASDVSVSTQDLLRARVDDEVRRYYSPVVCDVVFTANTRWAAPSCGLLVEKQP
- a CDS encoding alpha/beta fold hydrolase — encoded protein: MPMLSVGTEQGTPVELYYEVRGAGKPVVLIHGWPLSGRSWEKQVPALVEAGYKVITYDRRGFGGSTQADGGYDYDTLASDLKKLIEALDLHDATLVGFSMGGGEVARYLSSYGTSRVHKAVFAAAVPPYLYKADDNPEGGLDDATISQFLEGVKDDRLAFLEEFTKSFFTAGERSDLVSEPNRQYHRDIAAFASPQATYECIKAFSYTDFRKDLPSIDIPTLVLHGDADGIVPFEVSGKRAQELLPNAQMQVIKGGPHGLNATHPDEFNQALISFLNE
- the nirD gene encoding nitrite reductase small subunit NirD, with the translated sequence MTATALKKEMDTTGANNTMAWQKVCTKADLVEFSGVAAWLETAKGPAQVAIFYLPGQGVSGELFALDHFDPFSNANVIARGIVGDLKGAPVVASPIYKQHFRLEDGQCLEDEDVKLRTWKVEFKGDEVWVEE